One Planktothrix sp. FACHB-1365 DNA segment encodes these proteins:
- a CDS encoding protein-glutamate O-methyltransferase CheR, with translation MRFSPKPLNLSDNIFIILRDLIHERTGLFYTSSKQNMLADKLSNRVFENGLDSFLDYYYLLKYDPKADEEWQQVINSLSVPETYFWREYDQIKVLIEVLIPQYLEKFYSLSYPCQPLRIWSAACSTGEEPLTIAIALNEAGWFERVPIEIWASDASSKAIDKAKMGLYRQYSFRNFPEALKRKYFTAEADGWRVSPEIHRRVHWSVNNLLKESEIQYLAQAHFVFCRNVFIYFSETSIRQTVNYFYERMFKPSYLFLSASESLLKLKTNFELEDIEGAFIYVKH, from the coding sequence ATGCGATTTTCTCCAAAACCTCTGAATTTAAGCGATAATATTTTTATTATTTTGCGAGATCTAATCCATGAACGAACGGGATTATTTTATACGAGTTCTAAGCAAAATATGTTGGCTGATAAGTTATCTAATCGCGTGTTTGAAAATGGGTTAGACTCGTTTTTAGACTATTATTATCTGCTGAAATATGATCCTAAAGCGGATGAAGAATGGCAACAAGTTATTAATAGTTTAAGTGTCCCCGAAACCTATTTCTGGCGAGAGTATGATCAAATCAAGGTTTTGATTGAGGTGTTAATTCCTCAGTATTTAGAGAAGTTTTATAGTCTCTCTTATCCTTGTCAACCCCTGCGGATTTGGAGTGCGGCTTGTTCCACAGGAGAAGAACCCTTAACAATTGCGATCGCTTTGAATGAAGCAGGTTGGTTTGAACGAGTTCCGATTGAAATTTGGGCGAGTGATGCTTCTTCTAAGGCAATTGATAAGGCTAAAATGGGATTATATCGACAATATTCATTTCGGAACTTTCCTGAAGCTTTGAAGCGGAAATATTTTACGGCTGAAGCAGATGGATGGCGGGTTTCTCCTGAGATTCATCGCCGAGTTCATTGGTCAGTTAATAATTTATTGAAGGAGTCTGAAATTCAATATCTAGCTCAAGCTCATTTTGTTTTTTGTCGGAATGTTTTTATTTACTTTTCCGAGACTTCTATCCGCCAAACTGTTAATTATTTCTATGAACGAATGTTTAAACCCTCTTATTTGTTTCTGAGTGCTTCTGAGTCTCTCTTAAAACTGAAAACTAATTTTGAATTGGAAGACATTGAAGGAGCATTTATATATGTTAAACATTAA
- a CDS encoding chemotaxis response regulator protein-glutamate methylesterase, with the protein MNKIIRVLVVDDSAYVRKVIKQMLSRSPFIEVVGTAHDGEDALEKLERSPDEIDVITLDLLMPKIDGVEFLKRQMERHPIPVIIVSIANEGGELVLAALDAGAVDFVHKPTALATEKMYELAEELIDKVKAAANVPLKRLPVPALGSLPPGLISVQPVFKPGTIDLITIGISTGGPQALAFLIPQLPSNLPVPIAIVLHMPIGYTKMYAERLDQLSALKVVEAGDGEILHPGMVFIAPAGRHLTFKREGNSVVTRLAAQPFDMPHRPSVDVMFQSAAEVYGNRLLGIVMTGMGSDGKQGAAWIKSHGGLIFTESEETCIVYGMPRSVEESGLSDHSYPLNRIAQAILDVL; encoded by the coding sequence ATGAATAAAATTATTCGCGTTTTAGTGGTTGATGATTCTGCTTATGTTCGTAAAGTCATTAAACAAATGCTGTCTCGTAGCCCTTTTATTGAAGTTGTGGGAACAGCCCATGATGGGGAAGACGCTTTAGAAAAATTAGAACGGTCACCGGATGAAATTGATGTAATTACCTTAGATTTATTAATGCCTAAAATCGATGGGGTAGAGTTTCTTAAAAGACAAATGGAACGACATCCAATTCCGGTGATTATTGTGAGTATCGCCAATGAAGGGGGAGAATTAGTATTAGCAGCTTTAGACGCGGGGGCTGTTGATTTTGTACATAAACCTACGGCTTTAGCGACGGAAAAAATGTATGAATTAGCGGAGGAATTAATTGATAAAGTCAAAGCTGCTGCGAATGTCCCTTTAAAGCGTCTTCCGGTTCCGGCTTTAGGGTCATTACCTCCGGGATTGATTTCGGTTCAACCGGTGTTTAAGCCCGGTACAATTGATTTAATTACAATTGGAATTTCCACAGGTGGCCCCCAAGCTTTAGCATTTTTGATTCCTCAATTACCGAGTAATCTTCCGGTTCCAATTGCCATTGTTTTACATATGCCAATTGGTTATACCAAAATGTATGCAGAACGATTAGATCAATTATCAGCATTGAAAGTGGTTGAAGCGGGTGATGGAGAAATTCTGCATCCTGGGATGGTTTTTATTGCCCCTGCTGGCCGTCATTTAACCTTTAAACGGGAAGGGAATTCTGTTGTTACCCGTCTGGCTGCACAACCCTTTGATATGCCTCATCGTCCCTCGGTGGATGTTATGTTTCAATCAGCCGCAGAAGTTTATGGTAATCGGCTTTTAGGAATTGTGATGACCGGAATGGGTTCCGATGGAAAACAGGGTGCAGCATGGATAAAATCTCATGGAGGTTTAATATTTACTGAATCTGAAGAAACTTGTATTGTTTATGGAATGCCACGTTCTGTAGAAGAATCAGGGTTAAGTGATCATTCTTATCCTCTCAATAGAATTGCACAGGCAATTTTAGACGTTTTATGA
- a CDS encoding HEAT repeat domain-containing protein, with protein sequence MAIGIFTTDINLTIRSWDSRLIELTGITAAQSCGQKITDLIPDLEQRGLLERFQRVITQGVIETLAPAFHQYLIPCPPPANTKHFQYMQQRVTITPLREKTTIVGTIVTLEDVTVRREREIDLAQHYRRGIISSEVASSDPPTQERNLMFDLSDDLNKGLYANTTDFMNALQDSSWQVRREVVERLTARHNPEITTELLQLLRQEHRNATIVNSVIQVLALSRVDLIPALIECLHDPDPELRIYATQTLGQRDDVRAIPALVLALADNDKNVRYHAIEALGHLKAREAIDPLLEIAQSQDFFLAFPALDALMQIGDLSIAGRLMPLLQKTLNWRVRREAVDSLAMQDDPNLTQDLLRLLREQHRNPDILNSVLQVLVLSHIDPIPSLVECLADPDPELRIYTALALGERHDPRAIPALIQALDDIDINVRYHTIESLGHLRATEAVDKLVEIAQSGDFFLAFPALEALMKIGDSTISCRIVALLDNELLGHQVAEVLGELGSADVVTPIAQALNKTDIANSPVRANSLVITLAKIYQRYQTEFGEGKFIADLTRRAVTEVGTQNLLDTIQQANPEELQAIGLILGWLEGEKVATALAGLLSYPQLRESIIEALVRFGSRVTPLLIAQLDLPDVETRKAAITALGRIGSNQAVPALTDLLSADTELVMVTTAALAQIGDGRAFEALLELLGHPDSAVRLGAIAALNSLGHPALPQRILQLLTHPNPRIRESAVKIAGYFAFGECIEALFNCTGDPEEKVRRAAIEHLPYLEDERVFPTLVRALTQEVPSVRAAAAHALGDIEVNQALPLLLNALQDADCWVRYQAARSIGRLEFNQLSESEAESLEQVFEILQWLVNQDSAYPVRAAATSALGHIGEEKAIPLLTTLVGLEIADGDIARAAVMALGRINSTDAVAPLLMALNSTNAERRLDALHAFRERGGEEAGVALQWMAAADPEEKVVQAAIESLSRMGTPEAIAALLELSVDPSSREACIMALASRNLEHSGQKEDYIEGISQGLTHLHPAVRCTVVEVLKRLKHPFASEILISALNDQDQSVRLSAVNALVYLGNRSCTEQLGILARNDPSAAVRRAAQKGLHQ encoded by the coding sequence ATGGCTATTGGTATTTTTACAACCGATATAAATTTAACAATCCGCTCCTGGGATTCTCGATTAATCGAACTTACGGGAATTACGGCGGCACAGAGTTGTGGACAAAAAATTACCGATCTGATTCCTGATTTGGAACAACGGGGTTTACTAGAACGATTTCAACGGGTGATTACCCAAGGCGTCATTGAAACCCTCGCACCTGCATTCCATCAATATTTAATTCCCTGTCCCCCCCCGGCGAACACCAAGCACTTCCAGTATATGCAGCAGCGCGTTACAATTACGCCCTTACGGGAGAAAACAACCATTGTCGGAACCATTGTCACCCTTGAAGATGTCACCGTGCGACGGGAACGGGAAATTGATCTGGCTCAACATTATCGTCGGGGAATCATTTCCTCCGAAGTAGCTTCCTCTGACCCCCCGACTCAAGAGCGGAATTTAATGTTTGACCTATCCGATGATCTTAATAAAGGCCTGTATGCTAATACTACAGACTTTATGAATGCCCTACAAGATAGTAGTTGGCAAGTCCGACGGGAAGTCGTAGAGCGATTAACAGCCCGTCATAACCCAGAAATTACCACAGAATTATTACAACTTCTGCGCCAAGAACATCGAAATGCCACCATTGTCAATAGTGTGATTCAAGTTTTAGCCTTGAGTCGGGTGGATTTAATTCCCGCCTTAATTGAATGTTTGCATGACCCTGATCCAGAACTGCGGATTTATGCAACCCAAACCTTGGGACAACGGGATGATGTTCGCGCCATTCCTGCCTTAGTTTTGGCTTTAGCAGATAATGATAAAAATGTTCGTTATCATGCCATTGAAGCATTAGGACATTTAAAAGCGAGAGAAGCCATCGATCCCTTACTCGAAATTGCTCAATCTCAAGACTTTTTCCTCGCCTTTCCCGCCCTAGATGCCCTCATGCAAATTGGTGATCTCTCAATTGCAGGACGTTTAATGCCCTTACTTCAAAAAACCTTAAATTGGCGGGTACGTCGGGAGGCCGTCGATAGTTTAGCAATGCAAGACGATCCTAACTTAACCCAGGATTTGTTACGCTTGCTTCGGGAACAACACCGTAACCCCGACATTCTCAATAGTGTGCTTCAGGTTTTAGTGCTCAGTCATATCGATCCAATTCCCTCCTTAGTGGAATGTTTAGCCGATCCCGATCCAGAACTACGCATTTACACCGCCTTAGCCCTCGGAGAACGCCATGACCCCAGAGCCATTCCAGCCTTAATTCAAGCCCTAGATGATATTGATATTAATGTTCGGTATCATACCATTGAATCCCTAGGACACCTGCGGGCAACGGAAGCCGTCGATAAATTAGTCGAAATCGCCCAATCTGGAGACTTTTTCCTCGCCTTTCCCGCCTTGGAAGCCTTAATGAAAATTGGAGACTCCACCATCAGTTGTCGCATCGTTGCCCTATTAGATAACGAGCTATTAGGTCATCAAGTGGCTGAGGTATTAGGAGAATTGGGCTCTGCTGATGTAGTTACTCCCATCGCCCAGGCGCTGAACAAAACGGATATAGCCAACTCTCCCGTGAGAGCCAATAGTTTAGTCATCACCCTAGCTAAAATTTATCAACGCTATCAAACTGAATTTGGAGAAGGAAAATTTATTGCTGACCTCACCCGGCGTGCGGTAACAGAAGTCGGAACTCAAAACCTACTGGATACAATTCAACAGGCCAATCCCGAAGAACTCCAGGCCATCGGCTTAATCTTAGGATGGTTAGAAGGAGAGAAGGTTGCCACCGCCCTAGCCGGACTGTTAAGTTATCCTCAACTGCGAGAATCGATTATTGAAGCCTTAGTGCGCTTTGGCAGTCGCGTCACTCCGTTATTAATCGCCCAACTTGACCTTCCCGACGTCGAAACTCGTAAAGCCGCCATCACCGCCCTGGGTCGCATTGGGAGCAATCAAGCCGTTCCCGCCTTAACCGATTTACTCAGTGCCGACACCGAATTAGTCATGGTCACAACCGCTGCCTTAGCCCAAATTGGCGATGGCCGAGCTTTTGAAGCCCTATTAGAACTCTTAGGACATCCCGACTCCGCCGTGCGTTTAGGTGCCATTGCCGCCCTCAACTCCCTAGGTCATCCCGCCCTCCCGCAACGGATTCTACAATTACTAACCCACCCCAATCCCCGGATTCGGGAGTCAGCCGTCAAAATCGCCGGATATTTTGCCTTTGGGGAGTGTATCGAAGCCTTATTTAACTGTACAGGTGATCCAGAAGAAAAAGTACGACGGGCTGCCATTGAACATTTACCCTACCTGGAGGATGAACGGGTTTTTCCCACTTTAGTTCGAGCCTTAACCCAAGAGGTTCCCTCTGTACGGGCGGCGGCGGCTCATGCTTTGGGGGATATAGAAGTCAATCAAGCCTTACCTCTTTTATTGAATGCTTTACAGGATGCTGATTGCTGGGTACGGTATCAAGCGGCTCGTTCCATTGGGCGTTTGGAGTTTAATCAGTTATCGGAGTCGGAGGCAGAATCCCTTGAACAGGTCTTTGAGATTCTACAATGGCTTGTCAACCAAGATTCTGCTTATCCAGTTCGGGCTGCGGCTACCTCGGCTTTAGGTCATATCGGTGAGGAAAAAGCGATTCCTCTGTTAACGACATTAGTGGGACTGGAGATCGCAGATGGGGACATTGCCCGGGCGGCGGTGATGGCTTTGGGACGGATTAACAGTACCGATGCCGTTGCACCTTTGTTAATGGCGTTGAATTCTACCAATGCAGAACGGCGTTTAGATGCCCTTCATGCGTTTCGAGAACGGGGGGGAGAAGAAGCCGGAGTTGCTTTACAATGGATGGCAGCCGCTGATCCAGAGGAAAAAGTGGTTCAAGCTGCGATTGAATCCCTCTCTCGGATGGGCACCCCAGAAGCGATTGCTGCTTTGTTGGAATTGTCCGTAGATCCCAGCAGTCGGGAAGCTTGTATTATGGCGTTGGCTTCTCGAAATTTGGAGCATTCGGGCCAGAAAGAGGACTATATTGAAGGCATTAGCCAAGGATTAACCCATCTGCATCCGGCTGTCCGGTGTACTGTTGTTGAAGTGTTGAAACGCCTCAAACATCCTTTTGCTTCGGAAATTTTAATCAGTGCATTAAACGACCAGGATCAAAGTGTCCGTTTATCGGCGGTTAATGCTTTGGTTTATTTGGGAAATCGCTCCTGTACTGAACAGTTGGGGATATTAGCTCGTAATGATCCTTCTGCGGCAGTTCGTCGGGCGGCTCAAAAAGGATTGCACCAATAA
- a CDS encoding chemotaxis protein CheC, with product MLLTEKQKMALSEFMKIVLSRRTATALSQLIGSDVTMKVAEVSLSPLSKLMTELPNQFNEDIVSVHQMFKGTMSGDALLLLNYSFAVKLTNLLRPDQEDYNLYLNVSSCEVLMEAGNILLNSYINMLGTLMGSQFTFSIPTFQIEPLPDLVKSLMMGKNEVRYVLMVDTTFQFYHNSVRGSLVFVSGVIPLSCLIKGIEASIDLAIPNP from the coding sequence ATGTTACTCACCGAAAAGCAAAAAATGGCCTTATCTGAATTTATGAAAATTGTTCTCTCTCGGAGAACAGCAACGGCATTATCTCAATTAATTGGGTCTGATGTGACGATGAAGGTGGCGGAGGTTTCTTTATCTCCGTTGAGTAAATTAATGACTGAATTACCCAACCAGTTCAATGAAGATATTGTCAGCGTTCATCAAATGTTTAAAGGGACAATGAGTGGAGATGCGCTGTTACTTTTAAACTATTCTTTTGCGGTCAAACTCACAAACTTACTGCGACCCGATCAAGAAGATTATAATTTATATTTGAATGTTTCTTCCTGTGAAGTTTTAATGGAAGCGGGGAATATTCTGTTAAATTCCTATATTAATATGTTGGGAACTTTAATGGGGAGTCAGTTTACTTTCTCGATTCCCACTTTCCAAATTGAACCCTTACCTGATTTAGTCAAATCTTTAATGATGGGAAAAAATGAAGTCCGTTATGTATTAATGGTGGATACCACCTTCCAATTCTATCATAATTCGGTTCGAGGTTCTTTAGTTTTTGTGTCTGGAGTGATTCCTTTATCGTGTTTAATTAAAGGAATTGAAGCCTCTATCGACTTAGCAATTCCTAATCCCTAA